One genomic region from Alosa alosa isolate M-15738 ecotype Scorff River chromosome 12, AALO_Geno_1.1, whole genome shotgun sequence encodes:
- the sdad1 gene encoding protein SDA1 homolog, whose amino-acid sequence MSGRHNNKLPTNLPQLQNLIKRDPQSYTDEFLQQYRHYQSNVQIFKHQPDKPNKEFEELVMFLAQIGHCYQEQLASFPQELAELLLSHHTVLETSLRLTFCKALILLRNKELINPTNLLELFFELLRCHDKYLRKMLYTHIVTDIKNINAKHKNNKLNTTLQNFMYTMLRDSNPIAAKISLDVMVELYNRNIWNDAKTVNVITTACFSKVTKILVAGLKFFLGKDEDEKKDSDSESENEGPSARDLMIRYNTGKKTSKNKKKMEKAMKVLKKHKKKKRAEVFNFSAIHLIHDPQDFSEKLFRQLEDSKERFEVKIMMMELISRLVGIHELLLLNYYPFLQRFLQPHQREVTKILLCAAQSSHQLVPPEVMESVVMTIANNFVTDRNSGEVMTVGINAIKEVVARCPLAMNEDLLQDLTLYKAHKDKNVTMSARGLIQLFRSLNPHMLHRKDRGKPTESSIEAQIQSYGELGAKDYIPGAEILEVDKEEGDEDEDGWESASDEEDDDGEWVDVHHSSDEEQAGIAEKLQNIPLEERKAKAAAVSTSRLLTQDDFQKIRLAQMAKDLNAAPGKGQKRKNVEIDDEEEEGGELLSLRAIERLHKKPKSDKEARLATAMAGRTDKKDFIKKRNKLNPHASTSNKEKKRHKNFMMMRHSQNVRTKGKRSFRDKQIALRDSLLKKRKHNRF is encoded by the exons ATGTCTGGTAGACATAATAACAAATTACCAACAAATTTGCCGCAACTTCAAAATCTCATAAAAAGGGATCCGCAGTCATACACAGATGAG TTCTTACAGCAGTATCGACATTACCAGTCAAATGTCCAGATCTTTAAACATCAGCCAGATAAACCCAACAAGGAGTTTGAGGAGCTGGTTATGTTCCTCGCCCAG ATTGGACACTGCTATCAGGAACAGTTGGCTAGTTTCCCTCAGGAGTTGGCAGAGCTACTCTTAAGTCATCATACAGTGTTGGAAACTAGTCTGCGATTG ACATTCTGCAAAGCCTTAATCTTACTCAGAAACAAAGAGTTGATCAATCCCACAAACCTCCTAGAGCTGTTCTTTGAGTTGTTGCGCTGTCATGATAAATATCTCAGAAAG ATGTTGTACACACATATTGTGACAGATATCAAAAACATCAATGCCAAACACAAGAACAATAAACTGAACACC ACTCTGCAGAATTTCATGTACACTATGCTGAGAGATAGTAACCCCATTGCTGCAAAAATATCTCTGGATGTGATGGTTGAGCTCTACAATAGAAATATCTG GAATGATGCCAAAACTGTCAATGTCATAACAACAGCATGTTTCTCAAAAGTCACAAAG ATCTTGGTTGCTGGACTAAAGTTCTTTTTGGGGAAAGATGAGGATGAAAAGAAGGACAGTGACTCTGAATCAGAG AATGAGGGTCCAAGTGCGAGGGACCTCATGATTCGGTACAACACAGGAAAGAAGACTTCAAAAAACAAGAAGAAAATGGAGAAAGCCATGAAAGTTCTGAAG aaacataaaaagaaaaaacgaGCAGAGGTCTTCAATTTCTCTGCTATCCACCTCATTCATGACCCTCAAG ATTTTTCAGAGAAACTTTTCAGACAGCTGGAAGACTCCAAGGAGCGCTTTGAGGTTAAGATCATGATGATGGAACTCATATCCAGACTAGTGGGAATTCATGAG CTTCTCCTCCTCAACTATTATCCATTTCTCCAACGCTTTCTACAACCACACCAGAGGG AGGTGACAAAGATATTGTTGTGTGCTGCACAGTCATCCCACCAGTTGGTGCCTCCTGAG GTCATGGAATCGGTGGTAATGACCATCGCCAACAATTTCGTCACAGATCGGAATTCAGGGGAAGTCATGACAGTGGG TATCAATGCCATCAAGGAGGTGGTGGCCCGCTGTCCCCTGGCCATGAATGAGGACCTGCTTCAGGATCTAACACTGTACAAAGCACACAAAGACAAGA ATGTGACTATGTCAGCCAGGGGCTTGATTCAACTTTTCAGAAGTCTGAACCCACACATGCTTCACAGGAAAGATCGG GGCAAACCTACAGAATCCTCCATTGAGGCACAGATACAGAGCTATGGTGAACTAGGGGCAAAGGATTATATCCCTGGAGCAGAGATCCTGGAAGTGGACAAAGAGGAGGGAGACGAGGACGAGGATG GGTGGGAGAGTGCCAGTGATGAGGAAGATGACGATGGAGAATGGGTGGACGTCCATCACTCATCAGATGAAGAACAAGCGGGAATA GCGGAAAAGCTCCAGAACATTCCATTGGAGGAAAGAAAGGCCAAGGCTGCCGCGGTCAGCACCAGCCGCCTTCTCACACAGGACGATTTCCAAAAGATCCGCCTGGCACAGATGGCCAAGGATCTCAATGCTGCCCCTGGCAAAGGCCAGAAGAGGAAGAATGTGGAGATtgatgatgaagaagaggaagg TGGGGAGTTGCTCTCATTAAGAGCCATTGAACGACTGCATAAGAAACCCAAATCAGACAAGGAAGCACGACTAGCCACAGCTATG GCTGGGCGAACGGACAAAAAAGACTTcataaaaaagagaaataagCTGAATCCACATGCCAGCACAAGCAACAAGGAGAAGAAGAGGCATAAGAACTTTATGATGATGAGGCACAGTCAGAATGTTCGAACCAAGGGCAAACGCTCCTTCAGGGACAAACAA ATTGCCCTCCGAGATTCACTgctgaagaaaagaaaacacaaccGGTTTTAA